AACGCCTTCCGCCGCGCGACCGCGATCGCCTCGGTCAGGTTCGGTGCCGCGGCGGCGAGGACGTCGATCGCTTCGCGGATGTAGCGGAACGCCGTGGTGGTGCCGACCCCGAAACCAGCGGCGAGGTCGGGGTAGGTCTCGCCCTTGCGCAGGTGCGCCAGGGCGAGCAGGGCGTGACGACCGATCGGGAGGCGCCGCCAGCGAGTACCGCGCTGGTTGCGGCTGCGCTGAAGGGCGTTGGTCAAGGTGATCAGCGCGCGAGTGGACACCGACAGCGCGGACGGGTAGGAAAGCACCGGAGCTCCTGGTGGGCAACGAGTTGATCTAGACAATCACTCGTCTACCAGGAGCTCTTCTAGTTTCCGGGCCGCCACGCCGCGACCCCGCCGACCTCGTGACTGTCAGGTTGGAAAGGGTTCACTGTTGCGCCGGAGCGCCACTGTCGAGATCGACACGTCCACCGCCCTGGACGAGGTGGTGCGACGGCTGGACGACCTGGCCGCACCGCGCTCCTGATCCTCGCCAAGCGGCCACGAACCGAGGGGACCACGATGCCCGGAGCTGCGGAACGAGCTGCGGTGCCGATGCCGGCCGAGGCCGCGCGTTTGCTGGGTGGGTTCGCCGTCGACGGTGTCATGGACGGGCTTGTCATGGACCAGCTCGGCGTCGTGCCGCAAGGCTCACGGAACCCCCGTCTGGGAGCCGTGCTGGACGCGATTCCCGCGCCGGTGCACGACGTGCGGATCCTGACCGTGTCGCCGGGGAGCTCCGGGGTCGAGTGCCGGGAGACAGCGCGCGGCCCGCGTTCCGGGATCGCCCGGATGCACATGCCGATCGCGACCGATCCGGGCGCGGTGCTCGACCTCGATGGCATCCCACACTCGTGGCAGCCGGGCGAGCTCTGGTTCGGGGACTTCGGCCGCCTGCACCGGTTCCGCAACCGGGGCACGCGTCACCTGGTCCACCTGGTGATCGACGCGCTCGTCGTACCGGAGCTGACCGGCCTGTTCCCCCCGGAATGGCGGCCGTACTTCGACGGCGGGGACGTGCTGGTCAACCGGCGTGGCGCGCTCGGCGGCGTCGGCTGCAGTCGTCCTGGCGATCATGGCGCCGAGGCTCCACTCGGCCGCCTCGAATGCCAGCCCGTCATCGGCCGACCAGGCTCCGAGGTCGAGGGCAGCAAGGCTGACGGCCCCGGTCGGGCCCTTCCGGCGGGTCCGGTGTCGTTGTCATGGTCAGAGCTCTCCCATCGCTGTGCCGACGCCAGCTGATCGAGTCGACCGCCGCGACGGACGGGGTCGGGGGCAACTGGTCTGTCCGCTCCGCGCTGGGGAATCTGTGTCTACCGGATGGGTACGACGGTCACGCCCAGATCCAGTCCGGTCCACGCGATGTCAGCGGTGATCGCGGGGCCCGACAGGCGGGCGGCCAGGGCCAGGCAGCAGCGGTCACCCAGGGACAGTCCGGCCGTGCGGGTGGCCGGCCATAGCTTGGCCGCGATGATCGCGTCGGCCGCGTCGAGCGGCTCGATCCGGATCCCCAGGGTGCGCAGCCGAGTCACTGCACGGTCGGCGTCGACGCCGTGCTGGCCGAGCTTCTGATGAACCTCGGCGAGGTTGACCGCGGACAGCACTGCGGTGTCGAGATACTCGTCGACGACCTCGGCACCGGGCTCGGTGCGGAGCCAGGCCAGAACCGCGGAGGCGTCCAGGACAGCGGGGCCGGAGCGACCAGCAGCAACGCCCGCGCTCATCGCGCGTCCTCGGTGGCCGCCTCGGCGCGCCGCTCGGCGAGCAGCTCATCGGTCACCGACTCCGTCGGGTCGCCCTGCCAGGACTCGGCAATCTCCCGACGCATCCGCGAGACCAGTTGGGCGCGGGACTCCATCACCACCCGGCCGTCCTCGACTGACAGTAGCAACGTGGATCCGGCAGCCAGACCCAGATCCCGACGGACCTGTGCAGGGATCAGGACCCGGCCGTCCCGATTGACGACAACCTCAACCCGGTCCGACCCACCAGCCTGTCCTGTCATGGCCGCATGATAGCTGACTGAACTACGCCACACTGACAAGGCAAGCGACTATCAGTCAGAAATGGGGTTCCGACGGTTGTCCGAACGCTCAACGAAACGAAACGAAACAAATGCAATGCTTAGCGGGATCATGCGGTCGCCTGGTTCGCCTGCCGCGGTGTCACGGTCAAACGCGTGCTCAGCGACAACTGCGGCTGCTACAAGTCTCATCTCTGGCGCGACACGTGTGCCGAGCTGGGCATCACCCCGAAAAAGACACGGCCCTACCGGCCGCAGACGAACGGGAAGATCGAGCGCTTCCACAGGACCCTGGCCGAGGGCTGGGCCTTCAAGAAGTTCTACAACTCCGAGTCAGCCCGACTCGCGGCTCTGCCAGCATGGGTCCACGACTACAACCACCACAGGCCCCACTTGGCAATCGGAAAGGCCACACCCATCACCAGGTTGAACAACCTGGCTGGGCATCACACCTAGCGGGACGCTCCCGGGCCCTCGGTCCGGGCAGGCTCGGGGCCCCCGCACCGGCGGGGCGGATGGCGAGGGCGAGGGCGGCCCCGGCGACGGCCGCCGCGGCGAGTACCCCGAACAGCGTCGCGGTCCCGAGACCGGCGGCCACGAGCAGCCCGACGGCGGCCGGCCCGGCGATGGTACCGACGCGCCCGACGCCGGTGCACCAGGCGATGCCCGCGCTGCGCACCCGGGCCGGGAACGTCGCCGCCGCCAGCCCGATCACCAGGATCTGGGTGCCGGTGGTCCCGAGCCCGACCACCGCGACCAGGGGCAGCAGCACCGGGGCGTCGGGCTGCAGCCCCACGACGGCCAGCGCGAGTGCCCCCACCGCGAAGCCGGCCGCGACGACGCGGCGCGGGCCGTACCGTTCCGCCAGCGGCGCGGCGCCGAGCGCACCCGCGATCGCGCCGCCGTTGAGCAGCAGCAGCGACAGCAGCGCGGCCCGGTCGTCGAACCCGGCCCGGCCCAGCAGCGCGGGCAGCCACGTCCCCAGCGCGAAGATCAGCAGCAGGCCGGTCGCGCTGACCAGGCCGAGCAGCACGGCCGCCGCGGCGGCGCCCCCGCCGAACAGCCCGGTGAACCCCGTCCCCCCGGCCGGGGTGCCGTCCCCGTCCGCGGCGTCGGCACCGGGTGGGGACCCTCCGTCGCGGGCCGCCCGCCACACCGGGGACTCGGGCAGCCGGGCCACGGCCAGCGGCAGCAGAGTGACCAGCGGCAGCGCCCCGATCGCGAACAGGCCGCGCCAGCCGAGGTGCTCCAGCAGCACGAGCGTCGCGAGGGTGCCGGCGACGCTGCCCAGCGGGATGCCGCAGTAGGCCAGCGTCGTGTGCAGCTGGCGGCGCCCGGGTGGCGCGGTCTCCGCGACCAGCGCCCCGGTGACGGCGACGACGATGCCGATCCCGATCCCGGTGACGAGCCGCCAGGTCCCGAACGAGGCCACCGTCGATGTCGTCGCCGTCACCGCCATCCCGATGGAGAACCAGGCGTACCCGGCGAGCAGCACCGGGCGCCGTCCCCAGCGGTCGGCCGCCGCGCCGGCGGCGAGCGCCCCGACGAGCACCCCGGTCAGCGACCACGCGGCGACGGCACCCGCGCCGGCCGGGTCGAGCGGGCCCAGCTCACCGGAGCGTAGGAGCACCGGCACGAGCGCGCCGTAGACGACGAGGTCGTAGCCGTCGAACACCAGACCGGTGGTGCCGAGCGCGAGCGTCCACCCGGGCCCGGCGCGCCGCGCGCTCACGCCGCCCCGAAGCGGACGGGCAGCGCGCCCAGGTTGAGGTGGCGGCCGTTGGCGTAGAACCGGTCGACCGGCCCGGTGAGCGTCATCGGCGGGGCCGCGACGATCTCGTCGAGGACGGCGACGAGCTGGCGGCGGCCCAGCTGGGCGCCCAGGCAGTAGTGGATGCCCTGGCCGAGCGACAGGTGCGCCGCCGCGCCGCGGTCGAGCCGGAACCGGTCGGGCTCGATGAACCGGTCGGGGTCGCGGTTGGCGGCGCCGACGGCGAGCACCACCCGCGCCCCGGCGGGCAGCTCGACCCCGGCCACGTCGACGGCGCGGGTGGTGACCCGGCTGCCGTGGTCGACCGGGGTGTCCAGGCGCAGCGTCTCGTCGACGGCGGCCCCGCGCAGCGCCGGGTCCGCGGCGAGCCGGGCGTGCAGGTCGTGGTCGCGGGCCAGGCGCAGCAGCAGGTGCCCGGCGGTGTTCATCGTCGTCTCGTGCCCGGCGATGGCGAACGCGACCAGCATGACCCGGAGGTCCTCGTCGGGCAGGGGGTGGCCGTCGACGCGCTCGCGGACCAGGGCGGCGAGGTAGCTGCCGTCGTCGTCGCGGCGTGCGCGGGCGATCTCGCCGTCGAGCAGGGCGGCGAACGCGGGCCAGAACCCGCCGCCGCGGGCCATCGTCGCCCAGGTGGTGCGGGTGAGCTGCAGGATGTCGGCGCGGGCCCGGGCGGAGAACCCGATGGTCTCGGCCAGCACCGCCAGCGGCAGGGTCGTGGTCAGCTCCGCGACGAGGTCGGCGCCACCGCGGGCGACCAGCGGCCGGACCGTGTCCGCCGCGAGCCCGGCGATCCGCGGTGCGACGGCGCGGACCGCGGAGGCCGCGAGCGCCGGGCGCATGAGCGCGCGGAACGCGGTGTGCTCGGGCGGGTCGTACTCCAGCGGCGCGAACCGCGGCTGGTCGGTGGCCCGGGGGAAGAACACGCCGTGGGCGGAGGAGAACGTCTCGTGGTCGCGCAGCGCGTCGAGGACGTGCGGGTAGCGGGCCAGCACCCACATGCCGCCGTGGGCCGCGGTGCGGACCGGCCCACCGGCGGCGCGCAGCCGGTCGTGCACCGCGCGGGCGACGTCCGGGGTGAACGCGGGGTCGTGGTGGTCGAACCGGTCGGTGAGGCGGGCGACGACGCCGTCGTCGTCGGTGCCGGTCGTGCCGGTCGCGGTGCTCCCCGCGCTCATGCGGTCCGCTCCGCGACGACGGCGGTCCAGGAGTACCCGCCGCCGCCGTTGAAGACCGCGGCGACCTCGCCGGGGGCGAGCATCGGGTGCAGGTCGGCGAGGTTCGCGAGCAGGTCCCCGGCACCGAGGTGGCCGGTGCGGCCGCCCAGGTCGACGACCTCGGCGGGGGTGATTCCGGCGAAGACGGGCTGGTAGATCTCGAACGCGAGCTGGCCGACCCGGGGCAGTGCGAGGTACCGCACCCGTGCGGGGTCGACGCCGGCGCGGCGCAGCGCGGTGGTGACGACCTCGCGCGCCCGGTCGGAGGCGGTCGCGGTGAACGCCTCGCGGGAGTGCCGGGCGAAGAACGCCTTTTTGGTGCGGGCGAGGTCGATCGTCGGGCCCTGCTCCTGGCGGGCGGTGCCGAACGGGTCGTCGCCGCGGTGCATGCCCTCCAGCTCGGGGGCCGAGGCGCTCGCGACGCCGCGGACCAGCCACGGGTCGCCCGGAGCCGGGTCCGCGGCGAGGAGCATCGCGGTGCCGGCGTCGGCGTGGACGAGCCCGCGGTCCGACCGCCACCGGTCGAACCCGGGCGGGCAGAACCGGTCGCCGGTGGTGACGAGCACCGTCGAGCCGGGGTCGAGCGCGAGCCGGCCCGCGGCCAGCTCCAGCGCGGCCGCACCGCCGTTGGACAGCTGCCGGACGCCGACCGGCAGCGCGGCCCGGGTGCCGACCCGGTCGGCGACGAAGTGCGGCGGCGACCAGAGGTCGTGGCCCTGGTAGGTGGTCCAGGCGTGCAGCAGCGTCCCGATCCGGGCCGGGTCGGCCCCGGCCGCGTCGAGGACCCGGCGGGCGGCGTGCGCAGCCAGGACCGGGCCGGGCAGCTCGGGTCCGGCGACGGGGACCGAGACGTAACCGGAGCGCTGCGCCTCGGCCTCGCCGATCCGGCCGTCGGCCAGCGCGTCGGCGAGGGTCTCGCGGGTGTCGGGCAGCCAGGTGCCGACCGCGCGGACGGCGATCATGCCGGGGCCTCCTGCCGGTCGGTGGGGCGGTCGGTGCGGTGCGGCGGGAAGACCAGGTCGAGGGGGTCGGTGCCGTCGGGGAGGTGCTCGTCGACGGCCCAGCGGACGAGCCGGCGGACGGGTTCGAACCCGTCCTGGGGCAGGGCCGGGTGGACGCTGACGGCGGCGCCGAGGTCGACGGTGCGCTGCACCCCGGCGCGGGGCAGCACCGCGCGCAGCGCGCGGCGCAGCGACGGCGGGTGGACGCCGACGGTCTGGGTACCGGCGTCGAGGAACCGGACGGCGTCGGCGGGGGAGTCGACCGGGACGATGTTCGCGACGCGGCCGGTGAGGGTGTCGGCGAACTCCACCGGTTCGTCGAGGTGGGAGACGATCACCGCGCCGGTCCCGTCGCCGTCGCCGATCACGGTGTGGAAGCCGCCGCCGGTGCGCAGCGCCCGCAGCCGGGCGCGCAGCTGCGGGTCGGGCCGCGCGGCGGCGGTGGAGACCTGCGGGGGCAGGGTCTGCAGGGCGGCGTGCACGCGGCGGCCGAGGTCCTCGGCGGCGGCGACGCCGTCGGGGCCGGTGCCGCAGGCGGCGTAGACGACCCGGGCGTTGACGCAGCCGACCTGGTTGAACGCGCCGACGTCGAGGGCGAGGCGGTGCGCGACGTCGTCGACGACGGCCGGGTCGAACGACTCCGGCCCTAGCACGGTCGCGCTGTTCTTCGGGTCGAAGGTGACCAGCTCCAGCCCCGGCCCGAGGTAGCCCAGCGCGTGGCGCACCGAGCCGGTGCCGCCCCAGGCGACGATCCGGTCGGCGACGGCCGGGTCGTACAGCCGGGCCTCCACCCCGGCGTCGCCGCCCTTCCAGTAGGCGACCGACACCGCGCGGGCCAGCGGGTGGTCCGGGTCGAGCTCGATCATCGTGCGGGCCAGCGCGACCATGGTCAGCGGGTCGTTCGACGGGGTCTTGACCACGGCCTCGCCGCGGGTCAGCCCGGTGCGGGCGACGGTCATCGCGGCGATCAGCGGGCTGTTGCCGGCGATCACGTGGACGGCCCGGACGCCGAAGGCGTGCACGGCCCCGACCCGGCCGTCGGCGCAGCGGGTCTCCGGCCAGCCGGTGAGGTGCTCGCGCCCGACGGCGTCGACGACCTCGGTGAGGGCCTCGCGGGTGAACAGCGCGGGTAGCAGCCGCAGGTTGGACCGCACCAGCTCGGGCGGCACGTCGGCGAGCCCCGCGGAGTGCCGGACGACGTCGCGCAGCAGCGGGTTGTCGTCCGGGTCCAGCCGCCGTCCGAACGCGACGAGGTGCTCGACGACGTCGTCGAGGTCCAGCGCGTCGAGGTCGGCGGACAGGCGGGCGTCGCGGCGGGCCAGGTCGGGCAGCACCGCGTACGGGTCGGTGGTGGCGAATCCGGTACCGGCGCGGCCGTCGGCGGTCACCCAGGGCCCCTCGACGACCTCGCCGCCCACCACGGCCGGGAGCCGCAGCGCGCTCACCGGTCCCCACCCCGCGCGGTGAGGTGTTCCAGCGCGCCGCGGTGGGCCCGGTCGGTCGCCGCGCAGTTGATCTTGTCGGGGTCACCGGCCTCGGTGAGCCGGACGATGCCGTCGTGCACCTGCGGGGTGCCGCGCCCGCAGGCGCACCGGTCGTAGGTGACGGTGACCCGGTCCTCGGAGCGGAACCCGCCCCAGTGGGTGCGGGCTAGCAGGTCGACGAACGCGCCGCGCCCGGTGTGGGTGCCGCGCCGCGGGGCGGGCTCGTCGGTGACCGGGTCGAGGACGTAGGCGACCGTCCACGGTTCGAGGTGGTAGCGGCCCTCGGCGCACATCGGGTGCAGCGCGGTGGTCTCGGTCATTGCGTAGATGTGGCGCAGGCGGTCGGCGCCGGTGAAGCGGCGGACGTGGTCCTGCCAGTCGTCGGGCATGTGCGCACCCTTGGTCCCGCCGCCGGGCTCGACGGCGGAGTCGGGCGCGAACACCCCGGTCAGGCCCCGGTCGAGGCCGGCCGTAGCCAGCCCGTGCAGGGTGTTCCAGGTGTTCATGAGGTAGACGCGGCGGCCGCGCAGCTCGTCGGCGAGGCGGGCGGTGAACCCGGGCAGCGCGGCGTCGGACTCGCGGCGCAGCTGCTCGAACTCGTCGCGGCGGGCGAGCAGGTCCGGGTCGGTGAGCGCGTCGTCGGGGGTCTCGCCGCGGGCGCGGGCGGCGGCGAGGCGGCCGGCGAGCAGCATGACGTCGGCGCTCATCCGGCCCGGGTGCATCGCGTACACGCCGTCCTCGCCGCCGGCGACGTGGTCGGCGAGGGCGTCGACGCAGCGCATGATGCCGCTGCGGCCGTGGCGGACCATGGGCCACACCACGGGGACCGGGGCGCCGTCGTGGCCGTCGGCGCGGCGGACCCGGGCGCCGACGACGGCGAACATCGCGTCGACCTCGGCGTGGGTGTGCGGGACGAACGACATCGTCCCCGAGGTCACCGACGAGTGCTGGACCCGCAGGTCGGTGCGGTCGTCGAGGTCGGAGAGCCAATCGTCCACGTTCCCGGCGACGGCCGGGTCGGCGCCGGCGAGGTCGACGGTCGTGAGCCGGCCCAGCCAGCGGGTGAGGTGGTCGAAGCGCTTCCGGTGCAGCAGCGCGGCCGGGTAGGACTTATAGACCTCCGGGGAGAACAGCAGCGGGACCGCGGCGTCGAGGTCGGGCAGGTCGTCGACGCCGGTCTCCTCGACCATCGCGGTGAGCACGTCGAGGCGGCCGTGCAGGGCGGCGAACCGCTCCCGCAGCGCGGCGAGCTGCAGGTCGGCCAGCTCGCCCGGGTCGAACCGGTGCAGCGCGGTGTAGTCGCCGCCGGCCCAGTCGAGCGGGTGGTCGGCGAACCGGCGCGCCGAGGTGGGGGCCGGTGCGGTCCCGGTCGGTGCCGTCCCGGTGGGTGTCGTGGCGGTCATGCGGGTCCTCCGGCTTCGGCCGTGGCGGTCGCGGCCTCGTCGGTGTCGGCGGGAGTGCCGTCGGCGGTGCTGTCGACGGCGAGCCGCCCGGCGAGGTGGGCGGCGACCGCGTCGGCCGTCGGGTGGTTCCACAGCAGCGTCGGCGCGAGCGCGAGCCCGGTGGCGCGTTCCAGGCGCAGCCGCAGCATCGAGCCCATGAGCGAGTCGACGCCGAGCTCGCCGAGGGCGGCGTCGCCGGGCACCGCGTCGGCGCCCAGTACGGCCGCGGCTGTGTCGCGGACGGTGTCGCGCAGGGCCCGCCGCAGCTCCGGGCCGCTCAGCGCGGCCCAGTCGGCGTCGCCGCCGGCGTCGTCGTCGGGTGGCGGGGCGAGCCCGTCGAGCAGCGACGGCCGCGGTCCGGTGTGGTCGGTGCGCACCGGCAGCGCGAGCACCGGCCCGGGGCCGAGGGCGGCGCGGTCGTCGAGGACCCGGTCGAGGACGGCCAGCGCCCGCTCCGGCGTGAGGTCGGCGGAGCCCCGCGCGTCGAGCTCGACGTCGGTGGCGGCCGCCGAGCGGGCCATGCCGAGCCCCCGCCACGACGTCCACGCGATGCTGGCGCAGCCCCGGTCCCCGGCGCCGCGGCGGCGGGCGGCCAGCCCGTCGAGCGCCCCGTTCGCGGCGGCGTAGGCGGCCTGGCCGGGCAGCCCGAGCAGCGGGCCGGCCGAGGAGAACAGCACCAGGAAGTCCAGCTCCCCGGGCGGGAACAGCGCGTCCAGCGCCGCGGCCCCGGCGACCTTGGCGTGCACGGTGGTGCGCACGTCGTCGTCGGTGAGGTCCAGGGCCGGGGCGCTGCGCACGGCGCCCGCGGCGTGCACGACGCCGCGGACCGGGGGCAGGGCGAGCGCGTCGAGCGCGTCGCGCACGGCGGTGTCATCGGTGACGTCGGCGGCGACCGGGAACACCGCGGCCCCGGCGGCCTCGACGTCCAGGACGGCGCGGACCCGCGGATCGGCCGGGTCCCAGGCCTCGCGCGGGGGCAGCGCGGTCCGGCCGAGCAGCACGATCCGGCGCGCGCCGCGTTCGGCGAGGTGCTCAGCGACCACGGCCCCGACCGCGCCGGTGCCGCCGGTGACCAGGTAGGTCCCGTCCGGGCGCAGTGCCGGTGCCGGGTCGTCGGCGCGCGGGGCCGGGACGGCGCGCGGGGCGCGCAGGCCGCCGGGGGTGACCGCGAGCACGGGCTCGCCGGCGTGGCCGCCGTCGGCTCCGGCGGCGGCGTCGTGGCGGGTGGTGAGCAGGTGGCGCAGCGCGGGGGCGGCGGCGCGGGCCCCGTCGTCGTCGGCCGGGAGGTCTAGCAGTCCGCCGACGACGTCGGGGTGCTCGGTCGCGAGGACGCGGGCGACCCCGGCGGCCGCCGCCGTGCTCGGCCCGGGCGCGTCGTGCAGGCCCCGGGTGACGAGGTGCAGGGTGACCGCGACGCCCCCGTCGGCGCCGGTGGGGCCGCCGCTGCGGACCGCGCGGTGGAGCACGTCGCGCACGGTGGTGACCGCGGCCGCGGGGTCGTCCGGGGCCGCGACCAGCAGCTGCGGCGCGCTCCCGTCGACCTCCAGGCCGAGCAGCGCGGCGAGCTCCGCGGCGCCGGGCCCGTCGGCGACGGCGACGCGCGGCCCGGACGCGGGCGCACCCGCCGCACGACCGCCGCCGGCGGCACCGCCGGGGGTCGGGGGACCGCCGGGGGTCGGGGTGTCGGCCGGCTCCAGGTCGGTCCAGCGCACGCCGAACGCGGTCTCGGCGAGCTCCGGGCGGCCGGCTCCCCGCGGCTCGGCGTAGCGGATCCCGTCCAGGCGCCCGAGCAGGGCGTCGCCGTCGCCGCGCAGCTCCACGTCGACGGTCAGCGGGCGGTCCGGGTCGAGGGCGGCCACGACCCGGGCCCGGTCGGCGCGGGTCGCGGCGTCGACGTCGAGCTCCACCCGGTCCAGCGCGGCGGGCATGCGCAGCGCCGCGGGCCCGTCGAACACCACCGACGCGGCGGACAGGGCGGCGTCGAGCAGCGCGGCCGGGCCGCGGCGGCGCAGGACGCCGTCGGGGTCGGCG
This portion of the Pseudonocardia sp. HH130629-09 genome encodes:
- a CDS encoding aspartyl/asparaginyl beta-hydroxylase domain-containing protein, which produces MPAEAARLLGGFAVDGVMDGLVMDQLGVVPQGSRNPRLGAVLDAIPAPVHDVRILTVSPGSSGVECRETARGPRSGIARMHMPIATDPGAVLDLDGIPHSWQPGELWFGDFGRLHRFRNRGTRHLVHLVIDALVVPELTGLFPPEWRPYFDGGDVLVNRRGALGGVGCSRPGDHGAEAPLGRLECQPVIGRPGSEVEGSKADGPGRALPAGPVSLSWSELSHRCADAS
- a CDS encoding type II toxin-antitoxin system VapC family toxin — its product is MSAGVAAGRSGPAVLDASAVLAWLRTEPGAEVVDEYLDTAVLSAVNLAEVHQKLGQHGVDADRAVTRLRTLGIRIEPLDAADAIIAAKLWPATRTAGLSLGDRCCLALAARLSGPAITADIAWTGLDLGVTVVPIR
- a CDS encoding MFS transporter, which codes for MSARRAGPGWTLALGTTGLVFDGYDLVVYGALVPVLLRSGELGPLDPAGAGAVAAWSLTGVLVGALAAGAAADRWGRRPVLLAGYAWFSIGMAVTATTSTVASFGTWRLVTGIGIGIVVAVTGALVAETAPPGRRQLHTTLAYCGIPLGSVAGTLATLVLLEHLGWRGLFAIGALPLVTLLPLAVARLPESPVWRAARDGGSPPGADAADGDGTPAGGTGFTGLFGGGAAAAAVLLGLVSATGLLLIFALGTWLPALLGRAGFDDRAALLSLLLLNGGAIAGALGAAPLAERYGPRRVVAAGFAVGALALAVVGLQPDAPVLLPLVAVVGLGTTGTQILVIGLAAATFPARVRSAGIAWCTGVGRVGTIAGPAAVGLLVAAGLGTATLFGVLAAAAVAGAALALAIRPAGAGAPSLPGPRARERPARCDAQPGCSTW
- a CDS encoding cytochrome P450 — translated: MSAGSTATGTTGTDDDGVVARLTDRFDHHDPAFTPDVARAVHDRLRAAGGPVRTAAHGGMWVLARYPHVLDALRDHETFSSAHGVFFPRATDQPRFAPLEYDPPEHTAFRALMRPALAASAVRAVAPRIAGLAADTVRPLVARGGADLVAELTTTLPLAVLAETIGFSARARADILQLTRTTWATMARGGGFWPAFAALLDGEIARARRDDDGSYLAALVRERVDGHPLPDEDLRVMLVAFAIAGHETTMNTAGHLLLRLARDHDLHARLAADPALRGAAVDETLRLDTPVDHGSRVTTRAVDVAGVELPAGARVVLAVGAANRDPDRFIEPDRFRLDRGAAAHLSLGQGIHYCLGAQLGRRQLVAVLDEIVAAPPMTLTGPVDRFYANGRHLNLGALPVRFGAA
- a CDS encoding acyl-CoA reductase, giving the protein MSALRLPAVVGGEVVEGPWVTADGRAGTGFATTDPYAVLPDLARRDARLSADLDALDLDDVVEHLVAFGRRLDPDDNPLLRDVVRHSAGLADVPPELVRSNLRLLPALFTREALTEVVDAVGREHLTGWPETRCADGRVGAVHAFGVRAVHVIAGNSPLIAAMTVARTGLTRGEAVVKTPSNDPLTMVALARTMIELDPDHPLARAVSVAYWKGGDAGVEARLYDPAVADRIVAWGGTGSVRHALGYLGPGLELVTFDPKNSATVLGPESFDPAVVDDVAHRLALDVGAFNQVGCVNARVVYAACGTGPDGVAAAEDLGRRVHAALQTLPPQVSTAAARPDPQLRARLRALRTGGGFHTVIGDGDGTGAVIVSHLDEPVEFADTLTGRVANIVPVDSPADAVRFLDAGTQTVGVHPPSLRRALRAVLPRAGVQRTVDLGAAVSVHPALPQDGFEPVRRLVRWAVDEHLPDGTDPLDLVFPPHRTDRPTDRQEAPA